aattgcttttgcaatctatatttttggcctgagaataaatgcactttattttaaatgcaatggatacaagtacatactaaattctacactgagtttgaaccgaaaatcccttagctttggtaactagtaactgctggtaataagaactggtaggcgcgagtagttatatatggatccatagggcttgacatccccgtctgttccaggtatagaaaccctagcctgaactataaaacagacgtatgcaatttgagtttagtacatgttggattgcgtgtattatacatgttggttgcatatatgttaaaacaggggtacttattataacgttaaagcttagttaccagggtgctcaatttcgtagaatattttgataaacgtttctggatgaaacaactgaaatcttgtgatccacctttatatacagattatgcgcaacattaaaactatgaactcaccaacctttgtgttgacacttttaagcatgtttattctcaggttcctagaagtcttccgctatttgcttatatgttatacaagctatgtgcatggagtcatacatgctttattcgagaaaactttgcattcacaaaatcatcaccatgtatcttatttgactgtattgtcaacggatgtattgttaaatactattatatacggtgattgtctatacgtagaaatcatcaaatgtcgaaaactttggatttatatattcatttatggtgtgccttttcaaaagaatgcaatgtttacaaaacgtatcatatagaggtcaaaatctcactatgaaatcaatgaatgatgtattcgtccaaatggatttggacgagtCATCACTCAAATCATCAAATATTCAACAAACATAATCACCACAATTTATTCAAATCACAAGCATTGTTATCGAATCACAAACATTGTTTTCAACCATAAATTACCAAAGATAACTGGTTAATTACGAGAATGAATCAAACCACGTTGGTCCATGTTGTTGTGGACCTTGACCTCCTAAATCCATGTTCCTTTGCCTTTTTGCCTCCTCTTGGCTTCGTCTCATCATTTCGAATTGATGCAAGTCTTGTGCTTGGCGAAGGGCTTCTTCACGATCGTATTCGTATGGATGAAAGTTTGAAGGGTTGGTTTGGTCATATAGTGGGAATGGTGGAGCAATGGTAAACATACCATGGGGGTCTTGGTGCATTATTTGCATTGCATGCACATTCCAAGCGGCTTGCGCTCGGTTCCCCCAATGATAATATCTATTTTTGTTTTGGTCTTCCCTTTTCCTAAGATCCATTTGGTTAAATCGGTTCTCTAGCCATTCTTGACTAACACCAAAACTACCACCCAATCGGCTAGGACCCACCCCACTTGGGGCACCCTCAAAATGTGGTGGTGAGTCTTGACCTCCTTCATTCCCTTCtccctcttcttcatcttcatcatcctcATCCGAATCTACGTACATCAAATAGTAGTTGTTCTCCCTAATCACGATTTTCCCACCCTTATAATCAACATAACCAAACCTATTCATTTCAAGTCGCTCTAATCAGGTGTTAACTTAAGAAATTCCTTGGTGAGTAGATCTAAAGATTTGCTTCCACACTTTGATCAGTTATTCCTCATGGAAACAAAGGAGAGCTTGTTCAATTTCATCAAGCATTACCGTCTGGGCCAATATGGAGCTATCGATGTATTTGGTGGGGTGGACAACTTGATTGATTCTATGTTCCATTCGTTCCATAAGGGTTCAACTTTCAGTTTGATTTCCGAATTTGAATTCGATTTTTGATTCAGTTTCTGAATCTGATTTAGATTTTTggatttacctttttaaattcggtTAACTCGAAAACATGATTCaactaataatatattaaattattaatacatAAAGGCATCAAACCGATTTCAAAATTAAAAGTTGaatgaaaaattatttttttatgatTTAGTTAATTATGATTTTTTCCGCTTTAACATAAACCGGACCGAATTCAAATTCGATTTTCAGTTCGGTTCCATTTTAGACTTTGAATTTGAGTTCGCTTTTATAATTGGTTTTTGGTTTTAAAGTGAACAAACATAACCGAATATGTTAATGGGATGTTTGGATTTGCGTTTTGAAATTTGATTATGCATATAATCAGGTAATCATATGTAGGAAAAATGTGTTTAACATAAATGGTGTTTAATTTTGttgtataataaaataaaaatctaaTAATCAATTTAGGTGTTTGACAGATTAAATTATTAAATAGATTAACAAATAAATTATCAAAAGAAACATTCTTTTATATATGGATTTAATTTAGGGAGTTTGTATACGATTATTTTGGGAAGGAATATGAtggaaataaaaaaattaataatcacATTTTGTTGGGGTAAGAAcattgttacttttatattttcaCGGATCCGTATGACTCCTAAATCATATGtaattcatttttatatttatcttgtCATACACTCTTAAATATTTACTTACAATTTAAAAACGTAATAATCAAAAAGTCATCTCCAAAACACAAACACCCCATAAGAAAATTGAAACTTAATCCATGAACCCCTTATTAAATTATGGAAATTGTTTCCATGATTTTTAGTTACGAAGATCTGATTATGAGTTATTAAATGAAAAATAAATCAAAATGAGAAATTGGAAAGCTGGTTTTTAAGAGACCCAACAAATTCCTAATTGAAATTAGGGGGTACATTcttctattattaataattattttataacaTCAGAAGATTTTACGTCGTTGAATGAGTCTATACAAGAACAATTGAATGATGTAGAATCATCAATAATCGAGATTCCTTATTTAGATTCTTTAAGGTATGAATAGTTCATTGATTTGTATTAAGGGATTTTTGAATTCTTGTCTTGGAATAGAAACAAATGGGAGAAAATGGATTAACATTAGCTAGCTTGATCGGATCCATTCTCAGAAGATCAATCATGAACCCAATAGATCGTTCCTTTATCCAAAAAAATGAAATAGGTGACTTCATTTAGGAGAGTgtagatgaacttcatgttgagtCCAATTACAAATACAGTTGTTATTAGTTTTGGATTACTTATTGTAGTGGGTTTCTAATTCCTAGAGCCCAAATAGATTAGCCCATTAGCCTATAAATACCATGGGTTGTATTGTTTTATTTTAACTCATTCAATAAAAAAAGTACGGAGTATTCATCTCCTATACTCAATTTCTCATGGTATCAGAGCAAAAGATCCCAATTAAACCAAAACCCTAATTGAACGCTATTCGATCAATTCATTCGATCAAATCATCTTCCCCAATTCTTTATCTAAAACGTTTTCCAGCTCTTCAATTATTCATCTACATCTGCATTCTAATCTCCATCCCAAAATGTTTCGAGAACCACCATCACAAACAAACAAATCAACAATCTTGAAATCAAGATTAGTTCCAAACCTTGAATTGAATCACTAATCGATCGATACCATCATGGCAGGAGATGAATCCGAAAGCCACGATTGATATCACTTCACCATACTTTCTAACACCGTCAGATCAACCAGGACAGAACTTCATCGGAGACAACCTTCTCCGTGATGGCAACTATAGCAATTGGAAAGAAGAGACGACGAATGCTTTGTTTGCCAAGAATAAGTTTTGTTTTATCGATGGTACTTTACCTATGCCCGTTGAAGGATCAAACGATCGTGTTATATGGCAACGGTGTAATGCTATGGTAAGGGGCTGGCTAGTAAATTCAATGGAGAAGGAACTTAAAAACAGCGTCAAATATGCTGCAACTGCACGTGACATTGGGACGATTTTAAAGAAAGGTTTGACAAAGAAAATGCTCAGAGAGCTTATGAATTACGAAGAACCCTTACTTCTGTTCATCAAGAAAACATGACTGTTTCAGCGTACTATACAAAGTTGAGAGGAATTTGGGATGAAATCCAATCTGTAAGTCCCTCACCATTGTGTACATGTAATCTTTGTACTTGTAATCTTGGTAAATCGTTGAACGATATGCGTGATAAAGAAAAATTGTACGATTTTCTAATAGGACTTAATGAAGAGTACAGTAGTATTAGATCACAGATTCTGAGTATCAGTCCACTTCCATCGCTTGTTACTGCTTTTCACATGGTAAACCAGGATGAGCAGCAGAAGAAAATTGGGACTAATCGGGTTACAAATATGGAAAGCAGTGCTTTTCAAACATTCGGCAAGAAACAACAAGGAAAAGGAAATAACTGGGTATCGAACAAAAGAGATGAACGTGACAACAGAGGTAACGAAGAATGTGCTTACTATAAAAAGTCGGGTCATATCATGGAAGGGTGTTTCGACATTATTGTGTATCCGGATTGGTGGACTAAAAAGGCCAAAAATCAATCAACTAAATCACGTTTTCAATCGAAGGCTGCAAATGTTACTGGGCAATTACAGGGCATCACGAAAGAAGATTATGAATTCTTACTCAAATTGATTCAGTCATCCAAAGCGAAGGAGTCCATTCCAAATGCAAACATGACAAGTATAATCGATACTTTAAACTCATGGATTATAGACTCAGGAGCTAGTGATCATATAACTAATCGAGAAGAATGGTTAGATAATGTTATATCGCATAAAACAATTGGTCCAGTGATAATACCAAATGGAAATAGTGTTCCTGTTGAAAGAATTGGAAACGTGAAACTAACAGATGGTATTAGTTTAAAACGTGTTCTAAACGTTCCCGAGTTCAAGTGTAACTTGTTAACTGTTGGTAAATTGAGCAATGATTTAAATTGCTCACTTATGTTTTTTCTAAAAAAATGTTTCATACAGGACTTACGATCGAGGAACCTGATTGGGATGGGTGAACTTCGTGATGGTTTGTATTATCTCAAGCCTTTCAAGAGCATGAAGAAGGCTATGTCAACGTGGATAAAGAAGAGTTTTTAGCACCAAAGACTTGGACATGCTTCACATAATGTGCTTAAAAAAATAGAGTCTCTAAAGGATGTAGATAAACATGAACTATATTGTGATTCTTGTATTCAAACTAAGAAAATTAGATTACCATTCCCTACTAGTTTTTCTAAAACTAATGCTGCTTTTGATTTAATACACATCGACATTTGGGGTAAATATCAAAATGCCTCGATTACAGGTGCTCATTATTTTCTTTCCATCATAGATGATCATAGTAGAAGTGTGTGGATTTATTTAATGAAACTCAAATCTGAAGCAGCTCATCATTTAGTTTCATTTTACAATATGGTAGAAACGCAGTTTGGTAAACGCATCAAAAGAATCCGTACCGATAATGGTACTGAATTCCAATCCAATTATTTGTTggaattttacaaacaaaagggtATAATTCTCGAAACCTCGTGCCCTTATACACCACAACAAAACGGTGTGGTGGAAAGAAAGCATCGTCACTTGCTAGAAATGAGTCGCGCATTACGTTTTGAAGCGTCTCTTCCAATTGAATTTTGGGGAGATTGTGTACTAACGGCGACATACATCATAAACAAACTCCCGAATAGTGCACTCGATTTCAAAACTCCACATGAAGTTTTGCTTGGAAAAATTCCGACCTATAATCACATGAAAGTTTTTGGTTGTTTAGCATATGCGCATGATCACTTCTATAAACAGGACAAGTTCGGCGAAAAGGGGAGGCCTTGTGTTTTTGTAGGATACCCGATGGGACAAAAGGGTTACAAATTATTTGATATTCAAAGTGAAAAATTCTACGTAAGTAGAGATGTCGTATTCGTCGAAGATAAATTTCCTTTTAATCCTAATTATGATGGCCATAAAACTATCATAAAGGATCATTTGGAAGATACCCTTCAAGGAGTGCAAGACGCAGATTATGATACCGACTACAATCAAATAAATCGTGATCAAAGTAATGACGATGTCATAAACCAAAATCAAAATACTCATGAGTCACATGAGGATGAAAACTCTCAAAATAATAATCAAACTAATGTTGATACAACACAAAGTACCAGCAACGAGTCTAATCAAACTAATGTTGATACAAACCAAAGTAGCAAAAACGAGTCTACTTCCATTCGACAAAGTACAAGAATGAAAACTCGTCCGAAACATCTTCAGGACTTCATTCTCGACGTGCCTCCATCTATTGGTGTCACTTATCCTTTGTCAAATTTCGTCTCTTACGATAAGTTTTCAAAGATGCATCGTGCCTTTCTTTCTGCTATTACATCCAATGATGAACCCAAATACTTTAAACAAGCGGTACAACATTCACATTGGAGGGAGGCAATGGCCAAAGAAATTAAGGCCCTTGAAGAAAATAACACATGGAAGATCACACAATTGCCTTCAAATAAAAAGGCTATCGAATCAAAATGGGTGTATAAAATCAAGTACAAGCCCAACGGAGAAATAGAAAGATATAAAGCGCGTCTTGTTGCAAAGGGCTACACACAAATTGAAGGGATTGACTTTCATGAAACCTTTGCACCGGTGGCTAAACTAGTGACTGTAAGATGTGCATTAGCGGTTGCCGCTAAAAGGAAGTGGATTATTCATCAAATGGATGTCAACAACGCTTTTTTGCAAGGAGACCTTGAAGAAGAAGTATACATGAAAATACCTCAAGGCTTCAACAAATCGAATACTAACGAGGTATGTAAATTACAAAAATCCATTTATGGTCTTAAACAAGCCTCTAGAAATTGGTATCAAAAATTTACCAAGTCTTTAATTGGTATTGGTTTCAAACAATCTTATGCGGATCATTCCATGTTTACCTTTCGACAAGGGAATGTTCAGGTTGTTGCTCTTATATATGTGGATGATGTACTGTTAATGGGTAATGACGAAAATGTCATAACTAGTGTTAAGCAACATCTACATGCGAAGTTTAGTATCAAGGATTTGGGGCCATTAAAATACTTTCTTGGCATAGAAGTGGCACGATCACCCAAAGGAATAGTCCTTAGTCAACGTAAGTATACGTTGGATATTTTAGAAGATTGTGGTGTGCAAGGTATTCGCACTAGCACATTTCCCATGGAGCAAAATTTGAGGTTATCTCATGATGACAAAAGTGATGAGGTTGATGCTTCACAATATAGAAGGTTGGTAGGACGCTTATTGTATCTAACCGTTACACGCCCGGATATATCTTATTCGGTAAACCAACTAAGCCAGTTTATTAATAAGCCTCGAAAGAGTCACATGGATGCTGCTACACGTGTTTTACGATATTTAAAGACCACGCCTGGACAATGTTTATTTTTTCCTTCTAATGGAGGTTTGGGTCTTGTAGCTTATTGTGATGCGAGTTGGCTTAGTTGTCCATCTACTAAGTGATCAGTTACAGGATATTTCATAAGTTTGGGAGGTGCGCCAATTTCTTGGAGGACAAAGAAACAAAGTGTAGTTTCTCGCTCGTCTGCTGAATCCGAGTATCGAGCAATGGCCACAACTGTGTGTGAGATTTTATGGCTACGTTGGTTACTTAAAGATTTAGGTGCAAATCAAGAAAATGCTACTTCTCTTATGTGTGACAATGAAGCAGCACGACACATTGCGAATAATCCGGTATATCATGAAAGAACGAAACATGTGGAGATGGATTGCTATTTTATTCGGGAACGAATTCAAAGTGGCGAGATTAAGCCGTGCTATATCCACACAGATCACCAACCTGCAGATATCTTTACAAAGGCTCTAGGGGCGGATCGATTTCGTTATCTTCGTGACAAGTTGGGTGTTCGTAACCTTCACATTCCAACTTGAAGGGGAGTGTTGAGTCCAATTACAAATACAGTTGTTATTAGTTTTGGATTACTTATTGTAGTGGGTTTCTAATTCCTAGAGCCCAAATAGATTAGCCCATTAGCCTATAAATACCATGGGTTGTATTGTTTTATTTTAACTCATTCAATAAAAAAACCTACGGAGTATTCATCTCCTATACTCAATTTCTCACTTCATATTCGCACGTTGGCTTTATTACAAGACAAAATCACAAAAAAACCCACAAGATAAAAGTTACTCAAGTCCGTCAACCTTGTCCAGGATCACTTTTGTTTGACGAACATTTTTTAAACTTACTTATTTCAGAATCTGACAAGACAAATTGGATATCAACTGCCCACACGGCCACACACATAAAGTGTCCAATATCTCAATTCCACATCTAAAATGTAAAATTCCATTACACCAATAACAGTATAACTTCCAATATACCAAAATACCCTTACTAATCAACTTCTATTTATACCCATCTTTGTGCTCAAAATGTAATCACACAAAATGGGTTCCATTCCTTATGTTGTAGAAGACTGTCATGGCATTGTTCAAATCTTTAGTGACGGTTCTATTCACCGTCACGAAAACAtcgatttttctcatttccaagtTATAGACGACGGTTCTGTGTTCTGGAAAGATTATTGTTACGACAAAAAAAATAACCTCAGCCTCCGCATATACACGCCCAAAACCGCCACAAAACTACCGGTCATATACTTTCTCCACGGTGGCGGATTTTGTCTCGGGTCATTTAAATGGCCAAATTTCCATAACTGTTGTCTACGTCTTGCCTCTGCCCTCCACGTCATCGTGGTGGCCCCGGACTACCGTCTTGCACCGGAGCATAGGCTTCCGGCTGCCGTAGACGACTCACTTGGTGCCTTATTTTGGCTCCAAATGGCGCCTAAATTAGGTGGTCAACCAAGCGTTGACTTTTTTGGCTTTGATAGATTTTTTGTAATAGGAGACTCTTCTGGTGGGAACATAGCGCATCATTTGGCTGTGAGGTTGGGACCCAGTTCGCCGGAGTTAGGGCCGATCAAGATACGTGGGTATGTGATGTTGGCGCCATTTTTTGGCGGGACGGAGAGGACGGCGTCGGAAGTGGAAGGGTTGCCGGAAAAAGTGTTAACGGTGGAACTTCTTGACAcgtaagtttattttaaattcatgCAAAAGGGTATGTTGATTTTCCATCCTCAGACACTGCTTTCGTACTTAGATATGGTGGGGTCCTCACATCTCTTTCTACAAAAAGACCACGGATACCTTTTCACATTATATATTTTACTAGTTTTTTTAGCCGTTGTTGAATGAAAATtgtaaatattagtttttaaaattgtTAATTTGCCAACAATTATATATGTTATCGATGAAATGTAGACTTTAATTAGGAACATGATAACGTAAATACAATAGAATTGTTACATAATAGtcttttatggaaaagcatgtgaaAAAGCCCGTGCTTTGCATGATgtatttaaatacaataaaaaataattaaatacaaagaAACAATTGTAGAGAGTAATAAATTCTTATaaaaactaataaaaataatatagtaaCTAAAAggtaattaatattatttaattatttattaaatataattatagtaaATAACTAATTGATTTATTTAGTTAATTTTGTCatattcatattattaattattaactataTTAATTATTAGATAAAGAATAAAAAAAATACGTATGATCAAATAATGATTTTGTTTCCGTGAATGTTATTAGAGTAATAATTAAATTAATGATTATTTATAGTAAATATTTTTGAATTCCATGATACTGATTGTAGGTAAATTtcaacttatataaaaatataatttagacatattatttaattaagtttaattGAGAAAATGACACATGTGCAaatttaattcagtttaattgaGAAATTGAAGATTAATTAAGAAATTGACACATGAGATTATTGACACGCGTTTTATAAtagtgtatagatagatagatagatagatagatagatagatagataggtaggtattatatttttataaaaaaaaaaaagtttatggTTATTGCAAGGCTTATATACGTAGTTAACATGTTTTATATATCAGCGATTATCAAATACtttttaatcaataataataacgaGTTGGCTTAGTGGTGGTGGCGTTACTTCTCATACGGGAGGTTAGGAGTTTGACTTTCACCCGCTACAAAATTTCTTTTTCTATTACCCGTCCATTTCAAGGGCCTCGGAGTTTGCAGACATCTTGCGTTTGTGCCTCACTCGAGTGGATTTTACCACACGCGATGGTCGTATAGATTCATCGTGGGTATGACTATAATAGTTCGTCCACGAAAATGATCGGGTGAGTGGGTTCTGACATCACGTTTGAATCCTCGTCAATTACTCCTAACCACCGTTAAAAATATATTTTTCATCAACGATTATTAGATGGTTCAATGATTTAATACATGTTAATAAACAGCCTAAGAGCTATGTTTAGCAAAATTCATCCAACTAAAAATAGCCTGAAAGTTATATTAAAAATTGGAAGATAAAAGatcattaactttattattacGTTTATTCTTTAACGTTTATTCTTTATCCTTTATTTGAAAAAAAAGTAACTCTGTCTCGAAAAAATAATTTGAAAGATAGACGTATATATAATTTGCATATTACCAATAACTACCTACTTATTTAAAGTATCTTATTGTAACCAactaaaagtatcatatatatttaGACAAATATAttaaaagattaatatttttacctcaattttttattttaattaaacatgattattttatcaaatgttaatTAAAAGAAGAGTATTGTACTTTTAAGTTAGAACATCGTTACAAAATTAACTATACTCAATTTTAAGTAAATCATGGGCAAGTCTGATCATTGGCACTTATATGAGGATAATTGGATATAGATGACCTCGTGAATAATGATTCTTACGACTGAATATTTATTAAATTGTGTTATGTTCGTAGAAGATTAACGGCACTGTATGTTCTAATTATCAGGCTTGCATATGTTCGTTTTCTTTAGGTAAGTGTCAATAATTATGCTTGCAtatgatttatataaaaaaaatgaagtATCGTTAATTTTTTGACGGAGTTCTAACTTTAAAGTTAAGATATTCCTCTTTGTGattaacataaaaaaataaaaaaaaaattaacgttAAAATAAATATACCTAAAATAAGAAAGTGAGGTAAAAAAGTTATCTTTTAGTGGAATTTtccctatatatttatatataataactacTCCGTATAATTATTAAAGATAATCTTTAAGGATATGTTACAAGTCTTTAGTAAAATTAAGTGTGCTTCTTTTGCTTTTTTCATCGGTATAGACACGCACGTCCTAATGTTTTCAATATATAAAAATGCACTTGAACTCAAAATTTATTGATCGGAGGAGCTATCTCGAGGACCTTTTATTATTATCTTAATacagtatatatattattagacaAAGTCACTACTACAGTACTACTACTACCCTATGTTTAATGTTTCCATTGGATTCAACTATCCTTTCACACTAATTTTCAAGAGTATTTTGGTCGTTTTGCTCCCTTCAACTTATTGTTTAAGTGTCTAGATTATGTAATAAGGAGTATATATCATACCAATTTGTATGATAGGTTTTGGAGAATGTCACTGCCGGTTGGGAATACAATGGATCATCCATTTGCGAATCCATTCGGTTCGGAAAGCAGAAGCCTCGATTTAATTAAGCTTGACCCGATACTCGTAATGGTAGGAGGGGATGAAATAATGAAAGATCGAGTGAAATTATATGCAGAAAGGTTAAAAGAGGTTGGAAAGACAGCACACTATGTTGAATTCAAAGGAAAACAACATGGGTTCTTCACCCATGAGCCTTATTCGGATGTTTCGGAGTCTGTTTTGAATCTAATCAAAGATTTTATGTCCGAACAATCTAGGTAGTTAACCTATTTGGGTGATCGATCAACTAAAATTTGTGTATTGAGCCGAACGTTTGTTTGATTAATGTATGAAAAATTTATCTTATTATCGTGTAAAATAAGCATGTTGTATGACTAGTTGCAATATCTTCATGCTttctaggttttttttttttttggttttttcatGTAAAATAAGATTGAgttttttcactttttttttttttctttgtttgtAAAATAAGCATGTTGTTTATCTAAGCCGTACGTGTTTAAAAGTTTTACATGTGAACGTAGTCTTTGCTGAATACATAGATagccattttttttattttcggtgttaaaaaaaaaaatttaataaataaattactAGACTTAACATCAAATAATCTATTATGTAAATACAACTAAACAACATGTATAATATGTAGAGGAAATTGTAGTTATTAGTTACATTCGCATCATCGTTTTTCTGTTAAAAATACCGGCCGGGCAAGCATTGTAAAGTTAACTGGCTATTATTATAACATAAAAATACCAGTATTGCTAAAGTGAAAACAAAATAAAATGTATATAACAATAATAGATATGTATAACAATTAAATAGTCCTACACCTAGAATTTAAcatcaagaaaaaaaaattttaataaatAATTGAAAAGATTTAAAGAATAACACCAGAAATTATCACACACTTTGAATAACAATCCAAATCCAAATCCAAAATTACAATCTTCGGCAAAAACTCAAATATAACCAAAATTACAATAGCAATGTTTCGAATACAGTGTGATTGAACTACAAACAATATGTTTGTAATTCTAAAACTAGCAGAATCGAAGAACATGATGAAAGAAATCACCAAGATGATGAAGATGGAAAACAATCGTATGAAAACCCTAAATCGCCAGAGAGAAAAATAAGAATGAGCTGAATACCCTAAAATCTCATAATACGGGTATATAAGTTAATATAATTTAAGAAATTGCAAGCAAGACCTTGAACTTTATATCTTCATGAAACAGGCTCAAATATCTTTAACAGCAACACAAAACTTTAGCTTTTCACACTTTGACCCCATAACTTTGATAACAAAAGAAAACATAAACCTGCAACATGCACAAAAGCTAATCATGCCATGAGACAATATCAAACAAAAGAAATCAGATTGATATTTTAACATCCCCCTTAATATGATTTCTGAAACAAGTCTTTAAGATTTAAGTTGTTACACAAACAAGCATGTTGACCAATTACCAACCCTTTAGTAAATACTTCTGCAATTTGATTTTCAGAATCTATGTTTACAATGTTAAGAAAACCAGAAACACATTTATCTCTAACAATATGTAAATCAATCTCAAAATGTTTGGTTCTTTCATGAAACACAGGATTGGCAGCTAACAGTACAGCAGATCTATTATCACAATACAAATTAATGGGAAGTAAATCAGAAACAGCAAGATCAGAAAGAATATTAACAATCCATAATAATTCACAAGTAGTTGATGCCATAACTCTATACTCAGATTCAGTATATGATCTAGAGACAGTAGACTGCTGTTTTGATTTCCAAGAAATAAAAGAATTACCAAGAAAAATACAAAAAACTGTAACAGATTTTCTTGAACTCAAGCATTTACCCCAATCAGCATCAACATAAGCAGATAGATTAAAAGATTCAGACTTAGAAATTAAAACACCCTTTCCTGGAGACCCTTTAAGATATCTTAATAGTCTCAAGGCAATTTTAAGATGAGATTGTAATGGTGAATCACATATCTACTTAAACATTGTACAGTATAAGCTATATTAGGTCTAGTAGTAGTTAAATAAATTAACTTACCAATTAACTTTTGATCATTAGTAATGTTTTCAAGTAAAGGATCAGAATCAGAAGCATcagat
The window above is part of the Rutidosis leptorrhynchoides isolate AG116_Rl617_1_P2 chromosome 1, CSIRO_AGI_Rlap_v1, whole genome shotgun sequence genome. Proteins encoded here:
- the LOC139889722 gene encoding uncharacterized protein, with protein sequence MTVSAYYTKLRGIWDEIQSVSPSPLCTCNLCTCNLGKSLNDMRDKEKLYDFLIGLNEEYSSIRSQILSISPLPSLVTAFHMVNQDEQQKKIGTNRVTNMESSAFQTFGKKQQGKGNNWVSNKRDERDNRGNEECAYYKKSGHIMEGCFDIIVYPDWWTKKAKNQSTKSRFQSKAANVTGQLQGITKEDYEFLLKLIQSSKAKESIPNANMTSIIDTLNSWIIDSGASDHITNREEWLDNVISHKTIGPVIIPNGNSVPVERIGNVKLTDGISLKRVLNVPEFKCNLLTVGKLSNDLNCSLMFFLKKCFIQDLRSRNLIGMGELRDGLYYLKPFKSMKKAMSTWIKKSF
- the LOC139886512 gene encoding strigolactones hydrolase CXE15-like; its protein translation is MGSIPYVVEDCHGIVQIFSDGSIHRHENIDFSHFQVIDDGSVFWKDYCYDKKNNLSLRIYTPKTATKLPVIYFLHGGGFCLGSFKWPNFHNCCLRLASALHVIVVAPDYRLAPEHRLPAAVDDSLGALFWLQMAPKLGGQPSVDFFGFDRFFVIGDSSGGNIAHHLAVRLGPSSPELGPIKIRGYVMLAPFFGGTERTASEVEGLPEKVLTVELLDTFWRMSLPVGNTMDHPFANPFGSESRSLDLIKLDPILVMVGGDEIMKDRVKLYAERLKEVGKTAHYVEFKGKQHGFFTHEPYSDVSESVLNLIKDFMSEQSR